One genomic region from Shewanella aestuarii encodes:
- a CDS encoding ImpA family metalloprotease, whose product MTPPVTPPPVETAAPTIAAIPPLTEWNNEAISISANVTLDPTVTATYLWQQTAGAEVIISDADKQTVIIDGSQLEDDTVVTLQLTVTDSNNKSASTLVNISLNDRITAAMKTGNASDITGPLVTSLVKRLNQDFLQTKLLQTDFLNTIFSTDAIVFEPGQHSQLIGINNAIHGYPNNPTFELLKGNQGRIFAAATTQQGVNHAAFGTDIFNRLNAGHFPEFEASFKRLLAWQMQQTLTDASTNHISLFGLNESGASRVKTWFASHYPNMIVTHCADSAATNDTLTSCVNDSDLVVVASDEVFTDLQLNSVLDSALTQKKPLLYTHRHSWNSKPQTAIVLGKIHFSMQGPGGPGNFFSADKANWNNVADMQQASPLFNDEQKWVNGFLNQEFPFNFSQCQTDCDAVYNDSYRPSLLAIKQRINQLDQNKIALFEQENSHAIYKKIVLLGDVYRQDIQYPMNVASIDNLSFAKAYFADHSMFYTRSFSMVPNSLGNFSRTDFSHVSPKDKQINLTSKSGFRSTGVYHIPGQPMSIKRLDNSAVRTWVFVNTQRSGSTKEFGDNTYNRPKYLQSPQIELKNGETITLTSAYGGPVQIRFEESDINTQFSFSNIGEHPYWRDGMDANTFATSLAQADYDWAEIASPHFEVHSQIDKMQKTMALYPRWNSADTMAEAMNNNLHNLPHVLAGYQGPNIDTVAEIVDFANNHNLAIAQLNKVKHMNADQATCGSGCSGNPYDAFWSFNPLGHGDIHELGHGLEHSKLRFDGVDSHASTNPYSYYTKYMNYLSLGELPNCQSLPIKNEFDLLQQSVQTADPSAFMKAANLSGWNQGMSIMVQMYATAQKQGALSNGWHLLPRLHIILREFENAKNDVSKWDAIKAQLGFSLFEQTEAKSISNNDFLVIAMSHATKLNYLPLFDMWGLTVSDKAKLQVNQFGYAATIKQVFAFEKDGYCYGLDMPTVAIDGIHPWPLN is encoded by the coding sequence GTGACGCCGCCAGTAACGCCACCGCCAGTTGAAACTGCTGCACCAACTATTGCCGCTATTCCCCCATTAACCGAATGGAATAATGAGGCCATTAGCATTAGCGCAAATGTGACTCTAGATCCCACTGTGACCGCGACTTATCTATGGCAACAAACTGCGGGTGCAGAAGTAATTATCAGTGATGCGGATAAACAGACTGTGATAATTGATGGGTCACAATTAGAAGATGACACGGTTGTCACCCTTCAGTTAACAGTGACTGACAGTAACAACAAAAGCGCTTCAACTCTGGTTAATATCAGCTTGAACGACCGCATTACAGCAGCCATGAAAACGGGCAATGCCAGTGATATCACTGGCCCACTTGTCACGTCTTTGGTTAAACGCCTTAATCAAGATTTTCTGCAGACTAAGCTGTTACAAACTGATTTTTTGAACACCATTTTTAGTACTGACGCCATCGTATTTGAACCCGGTCAGCATTCACAATTAATTGGAATTAATAATGCGATTCATGGTTATCCCAATAATCCAACCTTTGAATTACTGAAAGGGAATCAAGGGCGTATTTTCGCTGCCGCAACAACTCAACAAGGGGTTAATCACGCTGCATTTGGAACCGATATTTTTAATCGTCTTAATGCAGGACACTTCCCTGAATTTGAAGCCAGCTTTAAGCGGTTATTAGCTTGGCAAATGCAGCAAACATTAACTGATGCATCGACTAACCACATTAGCCTATTTGGTCTAAATGAATCTGGTGCAAGTCGGGTAAAAACTTGGTTTGCAAGTCACTACCCAAATATGATCGTCACTCATTGTGCCGATAGTGCAGCAACGAATGACACATTAACAAGTTGCGTTAATGATAGTGATTTAGTGGTTGTTGCCTCAGATGAAGTCTTTACCGATCTTCAACTGAATAGCGTATTGGATTCCGCGCTAACTCAAAAAAAACCACTGCTCTATACCCACAGACATTCTTGGAATAGCAAACCACAAACTGCAATTGTGCTGGGAAAAATTCACTTTTCAATGCAAGGTCCAGGCGGCCCGGGCAATTTTTTCAGTGCAGATAAAGCTAATTGGAATAACGTTGCTGATATGCAACAAGCCTCACCTTTATTCAATGATGAGCAAAAATGGGTTAACGGATTCTTAAACCAAGAATTTCCGTTTAATTTTAGCCAGTGCCAAACAGATTGTGATGCCGTTTATAACGACAGTTACCGCCCAAGTTTACTCGCAATAAAGCAACGTATTAATCAGTTAGATCAAAATAAAATAGCGCTTTTCGAACAAGAAAATAGCCATGCTATTTATAAAAAGATAGTACTACTTGGCGATGTTTATCGTCAGGATATTCAGTATCCAATGAATGTCGCCAGTATAGATAACTTAAGTTTCGCCAAAGCCTACTTTGCTGATCACAGTATGTTTTATACCCGCTCATTTAGCATGGTACCTAACTCACTGGGTAACTTTAGCCGCACTGACTTTAGCCATGTTTCACCTAAAGATAAGCAAATTAACCTGACCAGTAAAAGTGGATTCCGCTCGACAGGGGTTTATCACATTCCCGGTCAACCAATGAGTATCAAGCGCTTGGACAATAGTGCAGTCCGTACATGGGTATTTGTTAATACTCAGCGTTCAGGCTCCACCAAAGAGTTTGGCGATAATACTTACAACAGACCTAAATATCTGCAGTCACCTCAAATTGAGCTTAAAAACGGTGAAACAATCACCCTAACAAGCGCTTATGGTGGCCCGGTGCAAATACGATTTGAAGAGTCCGATATCAACACTCAATTCAGCTTTAGCAATATTGGGGAGCACCCGTATTGGCGTGATGGAATGGATGCCAATACCTTTGCCACCTCACTTGCTCAGGCCGATTACGATTGGGCAGAAATCGCCAGCCCACATTTTGAAGTGCATTCGCAAATCGATAAAATGCAGAAAACGATGGCGCTTTATCCTCGTTGGAATAGTGCAGATACCATGGCTGAGGCCATGAACAATAACTTACATAATTTGCCGCATGTTTTAGCCGGTTATCAAGGCCCGAATATCGATACCGTGGCTGAAATTGTAGATTTTGCTAATAACCATAATTTAGCAATCGCGCAATTGAACAAGGTAAAACACATGAATGCAGACCAAGCAACCTGTGGTTCAGGCTGTTCAGGTAATCCTTATGATGCATTTTGGAGTTTCAACCCACTAGGTCATGGCGATATTCATGAGCTCGGCCACGGATTAGAACATTCAAAACTGCGTTTCGATGGCGTTGATAGTCATGCGTCTACCAATCCATATTCTTATTACACTAAGTATATGAACTACTTATCTTTAGGTGAGCTACCAAACTGTCAATCATTACCGATAAAAAATGAGTTTGATTTACTGCAGCAAAGCGTGCAAACAGCGGATCCATCGGCCTTTATGAAAGCCGCCAACTTGAGCGGTTGGAACCAAGGCATGTCCATTATGGTGCAAATGTATGCCACAGCCCAAAAGCAAGGAGCCTTATCTAATGGCTGGCATTTACTGCCTAGGCTGCATATTATTTTGCGCGAGTTTGAAAATGCTAAAAATGATGTCAGTAAGTGGGATGCGATTAAAGCTCAGCTTGGCTTCAGTCTTTTTGAACAAACCGAGGCTAAATCAATCAGCAATAATGATTTTCTGGTCATTGCCATGAGCCATGCCACTAAACTTAATTATTTACCGCTGTTTGATATGTGGGGATTAACGGTTTCTGATAAAGCCAAGTTACAAGTGAACCAATTTGGCTATGCAGCCACCATCAAACAAGTTTTCGCATTTGAAAAAGACGGTTATTGCTACGGTTTAGATATGCCAACCGTGGCTATTGATGGCATTCACCCTTGGCCTTTAAACTAG
- a CDS encoding PBPRA1643 family SWIM/SEC-C metal-binding motif protein, with product MSDKFFFKGRRTPKPAYGESGYNTKRQTKIGTKASPLQLSVQTEERKQAVQIMVDEQHLFAVISVNSDVEENIVELEGILNKPKAVVAEAKINRNDPCTCGSGKKYKKCCG from the coding sequence ATGTCAGATAAATTCTTTTTTAAAGGTCGCAGAACCCCAAAACCGGCCTATGGCGAAAGTGGCTATAACACCAAACGCCAGACAAAAATTGGCACCAAAGCAAGCCCGCTTCAGTTATCCGTTCAAACGGAAGAGCGTAAGCAAGCTGTACAAATCATGGTTGATGAACAACACTTATTTGCGGTTATTAGCGTAAATAGTGACGTTGAAGAAAACATTGTTGAACTTGAAGGTATATTAAATAAACCTAAAGCCGTTGTGGCTGAAGCAAAAATCAATCGCAATGACCCATGTACTTGCGGTAGTGGCAAAAAATACAAAAAGTGTTGTGGATAA
- a CDS encoding MFS transporter, with the protein MSANSHSGNDLSEVKQLGMWASITSLGYIFWIVGGMELVERIAYYGVKASAGLYAKSPVSEGGLGIDLHDYGIILAAWALLQTFIPVFTGGISDRVGYKETIFASTIIKIMGYLTMALFPNFWGFLGGAMLLAAGTGIFKPGIQGTLVLSTRRENTSMAWGIFYQVVNIGGFLGPLVAVHMRQLSWDNVFYACAAIISLNFLFLLAYKEPGKDERIERARKVKSGEIQQEALWKDALHELKKPVVIYYMLVFAGFWFLYNSLFDVLPIHIAEWVDTSIIVTSLFGPEGTSSGILQFWLGLNNEGTKVMPEGMLNLNAGMIMTTCFLVAAFTAKYRITTAMLVGCILSIAAIMLVGVFNAAWMIVLAIAMFSLGEMMISPKKNEFMGNIAPEGKKAMYLGFVMLPQGIGWTLEGYFAPKLYQMYASKEIISRDELVARGMSQADVNAIPQGEAFTRLVEFTGIEAQPLTHMLYEANNIGMAWYIIAAIGIISAVGIFIYGKWLLTMQRQQAS; encoded by the coding sequence ATGAGCGCTAATTCACACTCAGGTAACGACCTCAGTGAAGTGAAACAATTAGGCATGTGGGCGTCAATTACCAGTTTAGGATACATATTCTGGATAGTTGGCGGAATGGAATTGGTTGAGCGTATTGCTTATTACGGTGTAAAAGCCAGTGCGGGGTTATATGCAAAATCACCGGTATCGGAAGGTGGTTTAGGCATTGATTTACACGATTACGGTATTATTCTTGCCGCTTGGGCATTGCTGCAAACCTTTATTCCAGTTTTTACTGGTGGCATATCTGATCGCGTTGGCTACAAAGAAACTATATTTGCCTCAACTATTATCAAAATCATGGGTTATCTCACCATGGCTTTGTTCCCTAACTTCTGGGGCTTTTTAGGCGGTGCTATGCTGCTCGCTGCCGGTACTGGAATATTTAAACCCGGTATTCAAGGGACATTAGTACTCTCAACAAGACGTGAAAACACCTCTATGGCTTGGGGTATATTTTACCAAGTGGTCAACATTGGCGGTTTTTTAGGCCCCTTAGTTGCGGTGCATATGCGTCAGTTATCTTGGGATAACGTGTTTTATGCCTGTGCTGCCATTATTTCGCTTAACTTCCTATTTTTATTAGCCTATAAAGAGCCCGGAAAAGATGAACGTATTGAGCGCGCTCGCAAGGTTAAGTCTGGTGAAATTCAACAAGAAGCCCTATGGAAAGATGCCCTACATGAACTAAAAAAACCTGTAGTTATATACTATATGTTAGTGTTTGCTGGCTTCTGGTTTTTGTATAACTCACTGTTTGATGTGCTACCTATTCATATTGCTGAATGGGTTGATACCAGCATTATTGTTACCTCTTTATTTGGCCCAGAAGGAACCAGCAGCGGTATTTTACAATTCTGGTTAGGCTTAAATAATGAAGGCACTAAGGTCATGCCTGAGGGTATGCTGAACTTAAACGCAGGTATGATCATGACCACCTGTTTTTTAGTGGCCGCTTTTACCGCTAAATATCGCATTACCACTGCCATGTTAGTTGGCTGTATTTTAAGTATTGCCGCCATTATGTTGGTTGGGGTATTTAATGCCGCGTGGATGATAGTGTTAGCCATTGCAATGTTCTCGTTAGGGGAAATGATGATCAGCCCTAAAAAGAATGAGTTTATGGGCAACATTGCCCCTGAAGGTAAAAAAGCCATGTATCTCGGTTTTGTCATGCTACCGCAAGGCATTGGTTGGACTTTAGAAGGCTACTTTGCGCCTAAGCTTTATCAAATGTATGCCTCAAAAGAAATTATTTCTCGTGATGAATTAGTTGCCCGGGGCATGAGCCAAGCGGATGTTAATGCGATTCCACAAGGGGAAGCTTTTACACGCTTGGTGGAGTTTACTGGAATCGAAGCGCAACCATTAACGCACATGCTGTATGAAGCGAATAATATTGGTATGGCTTGGTACATTATTGCAGCCATTGGCATTATCTCTGCGGTCGGTATTTTTATATACGGTAAATGGTTACTGACAATGCAGCGCCAACAAGCGAGCTAA
- a CDS encoding OmcA/MtrC family decaheme c-type cytochrome: MIRKYNKTLLTAALLVALSIAGCGSDGKDGQDGAPGAPGTPGTPGTPGTPAGSVVDSVVSANAADFKITLAPEDIVVVGSEPFSIKFTATAKNTKGEYVPFTGLERIALYVINQVENDSGTGAPMLWSSNSIANEFGSSMYCNLTGETTDRQGNVVNACTLVEDTENLGTYSGSWTHEGNAPVVSADGDPNSLFRVMVRTYDVTDASGEGISDKLLSTPLDFIPATGELAVSAKDSVSNAACIQCHSELTGYAEGDMRIANIGAHHNYQKVENCVTCHNPAYAADQTDPDKGFNPNWNAMIHTIHAGGVLAEDGLLQGDAKEFAGVHFPAELSECTTCHDNGTQWNDNIYAEACLSCHMNVDLTTGENHRGIIPSGDAACAGCHGAGSLSPILAHNVGDRATAAEGLTFDFTSATVTPTADPAKSTLTVVANVTLNGAAIADGTDLTPYMTSTRRGLLIGNLEADGTPLRGLGMAIGDLASLSGGVMTFAKDFDASRLVGPIYVTAEIQVCAESGLVVKCTTNDDGDVEQIGVANNAPIKYFNLSDPNAETVIARMDDPDRITVSEAQCNTCHGNLTHVKGTHGATDFTQCMDCHNNRYPGSYHGGVVYDTGEVDTEGKPVFAEVPGITFSNRDLVTVAHRFHSGSWDGGGIYFNKDMETVGYPAIATDCQACHKEGAVMFAADGGLTSGKRSIQVSATEFISPVAESCRSCHISGSALSHFKSNGAVVQGDAMTDADLPIESCATCHAEGKAYGIDKAHSGVAH, from the coding sequence ATGATTAGAAAATATAATAAAACACTGCTTACCGCAGCACTTCTTGTAGCACTCAGTATCGCTGGATGTGGTTCTGACGGAAAAGACGGTCAAGATGGAGCACCTGGCGCACCAGGGACTCCTGGAACTCCGGGCACACCAGGTACGCCTGCTGGTTCAGTGGTTGATTCTGTAGTGAGTGCGAACGCCGCAGACTTCAAGATAACGTTAGCGCCTGAAGATATCGTTGTTGTTGGAAGTGAGCCTTTTAGCATTAAGTTCACTGCCACAGCTAAAAATACTAAAGGAGAATATGTTCCATTCACAGGGCTTGAAAGAATTGCACTTTATGTGATTAACCAAGTTGAAAATGACTCTGGTACTGGTGCGCCAATGTTGTGGTCCAGTAACTCAATCGCCAATGAGTTTGGCTCTAGTATGTATTGTAATCTAACGGGGGAAACAACGGATCGCCAAGGTAATGTTGTTAATGCATGTACACTTGTAGAAGATACTGAAAACTTGGGTACTTACTCAGGAAGTTGGACACATGAAGGCAATGCGCCAGTGGTCTCTGCCGATGGGGACCCTAATAGCTTATTCAGAGTGATGGTTCGTACTTATGATGTAACGGATGCATCAGGGGAAGGCATTAGCGACAAGTTACTTTCTACTCCGCTTGATTTTATTCCTGCAACAGGTGAGCTAGCCGTTTCTGCTAAAGATTCTGTTTCTAATGCCGCCTGTATTCAATGTCACAGTGAGTTAACTGGGTATGCTGAAGGTGATATGCGTATTGCCAATATCGGTGCTCACCATAACTACCAGAAAGTTGAAAACTGTGTCACTTGTCATAACCCAGCTTATGCAGCTGATCAAACCGATCCCGATAAAGGTTTTAATCCTAATTGGAATGCGATGATCCATACCATTCATGCTGGTGGAGTGCTTGCCGAAGATGGTTTACTTCAAGGTGATGCAAAAGAGTTTGCGGGTGTTCATTTTCCTGCGGAATTGAGCGAATGTACAACTTGTCATGATAATGGCACTCAGTGGAACGACAACATTTATGCTGAAGCTTGTCTTTCTTGTCATATGAATGTTGATTTGACTACAGGTGAAAATCACCGAGGTATCATTCCAAGTGGCGATGCAGCTTGTGCTGGTTGTCATGGTGCAGGTAGCTTAAGCCCAATCTTGGCTCATAACGTAGGCGATAGAGCAACCGCCGCAGAAGGGTTAACATTCGACTTTACTTCAGCGACTGTTACACCAACAGCAGATCCTGCAAAGTCTACTTTAACCGTGGTTGCTAATGTCACGCTTAACGGCGCAGCCATTGCCGATGGTACTGACTTAACTCCGTATATGACCAGCACTCGTCGTGGTTTGTTAATTGGTAATTTAGAAGCTGATGGTACGCCTTTACGTGGACTTGGTATGGCGATAGGCGATCTTGCTAGTTTAAGCGGCGGTGTGATGACTTTCGCTAAAGATTTTGACGCAAGCCGTTTAGTTGGTCCTATCTATGTGACGGCTGAAATACAGGTTTGTGCTGAAAGCGGATTAGTGGTGAAATGTACCACTAATGATGATGGTGACGTTGAGCAAATTGGCGTCGCTAATAATGCACCCATTAAGTACTTCAACTTATCTGATCCAAACGCAGAAACTGTCATTGCTCGTATGGATGATCCAGACCGCATTACAGTCAGCGAAGCTCAGTGTAATACCTGCCATGGTAACTTAACCCATGTTAAAGGAACTCATGGCGCAACTGACTTTACCCAATGTATGGATTGTCATAACAATCGCTACCCAGGTTCTTACCATGGTGGTGTTGTTTATGATACCGGTGAAGTGGATACTGAAGGCAAGCCTGTATTTGCAGAAGTTCCAGGTATTACCTTTAGTAACCGTGACTTAGTTACTGTTGCTCACCGTTTCCACAGTGGTTCATGGGATGGTGGCGGGATCTACTTTAACAAAGATATGGAAACGGTTGGTTATCCTGCAATAGCCACAGATTGCCAAGCTTGTCATAAAGAAGGTGCTGTCATGTTTGCCGCTGATGGTGGATTAACATCAGGTAAACGCTCTATCCAAGTTAGCGCAACAGAATTTATTTCGCCTGTTGCTGAGTCATGTCGCTCTTGTCACATTAGTGGTTCAGCGCTATCTCACTTCAAGAGTAATGGTGCTGTCGTTCAAGGTGATGCTATGACGGATGCTGATTTACCTATTGAATCATGTGCAACATGTCATGCTGAAGGTAAAGCTTACGGTATTGATAAAGCTCATAGTGGCGTCGCTCACTAA
- a CDS encoding LysR family transcriptional regulator: MDIQALQKISELDVFSLLVFKLTYETGFANFAAKELSVSPAKISRCLTSLRSIFNDELFYRRQQGLKPTPLAEILYQPICQLCEMTCQIERLASQHATQNKKTTLQVAVSPNIISSVAMAISHSANLVGKIKLHSWQSDTEEQIYQGELDFGIGFMGQDTHDLAVTPIAKVGALCVVGAKQHAFWNTAQAFKLEDIIQHRVVYLCCSGFNNRIDPLELYCQTHGLPLDDIDCVKTIEEWYWHILTMNSLSLTLFNEGAFANNIPQLRVEKLPASEFAKLDAVMAMPHYCLIERDEAYRRYSLNIKQQVIQITQSVIL, from the coding sequence GTGGATATTCAAGCGTTACAAAAAATCAGTGAGTTAGATGTTTTTAGTTTATTGGTTTTTAAACTGACATATGAAACTGGTTTTGCCAATTTTGCTGCAAAAGAGTTATCCGTTTCCCCAGCCAAAATAAGTCGTTGTTTGACCTCGCTAAGAAGTATTTTTAATGACGAATTATTCTATCGTCGTCAGCAAGGTTTAAAGCCCACTCCGTTAGCTGAAATTTTATATCAACCTATTTGTCAGTTGTGTGAAATGACCTGTCAAATCGAGCGCCTAGCGAGCCAGCATGCGACTCAAAATAAAAAAACAACTTTACAAGTGGCTGTTTCACCGAACATTATTTCAAGCGTGGCGATGGCGATTAGTCATTCTGCTAATTTGGTTGGCAAGATCAAATTGCACAGTTGGCAATCAGATACTGAAGAGCAAATTTATCAAGGTGAATTAGATTTTGGCATCGGTTTTATGGGGCAAGACACCCATGATTTAGCTGTGACTCCTATCGCTAAAGTAGGGGCCTTATGTGTTGTTGGCGCGAAGCAACATGCTTTTTGGAATACGGCTCAAGCGTTTAAATTAGAAGATATTATTCAGCATCGAGTGGTTTATTTATGTTGTAGTGGCTTTAATAATCGCATTGATCCGCTAGAACTCTATTGTCAAACCCATGGCTTACCTTTAGATGACATTGACTGCGTTAAAACAATCGAAGAGTGGTATTGGCATATTCTCACCATGAATAGCTTGTCGTTGACGCTTTTTAATGAAGGTGCATTTGCTAATAATATTCCGCAGTTACGGGTTGAAAAACTGCCTGCTTCAGAGTTTGCAAAACTTGATGCTGTGATGGCAATGCCTCATTACTGTCTTATTGAGCGAGATGAAGCGTATCGACGTTATTCTTTAAATATCAAACAACAAGTTATTCAAATTACTCAGTCGGTTATCTTGTAA
- a CDS encoding 16S rRNA pseudouridine(516) synthase has protein sequence MASKRGRIDTFIAKHQQIPKKSVRNMIVQGEIMIDGQLVMSPDEQIDEFSFIVCQGQVLQQRQAVYWMLHKPQGVVSATMDKQHQTAVDLLVGIDKDLLHIAGRLDLNSTGLLLITNDAKWSQALMSPDNKVTKRYLVTLANPIDEDYIKVFAEGMWFEYEGITTAPAKLEILSPIQAMVELNEGKYHQIKRMFGRFQNPVIGLHRIAIGDIKLDTDLQPGQYRQLTKTEVLSIIQR, from the coding sequence ATGGCATCTAAACGCGGCAGAATTGATACCTTTATTGCCAAGCATCAACAAATTCCTAAAAAATCAGTACGAAATATGATCGTGCAAGGTGAAATAATGATTGATGGTCAATTGGTTATGTCTCCTGATGAGCAAATAGATGAGTTTAGCTTTATTGTTTGCCAGGGACAGGTATTACAGCAAAGACAAGCTGTTTATTGGATGTTGCATAAACCCCAAGGCGTGGTGAGTGCCACAATGGATAAACAGCATCAAACCGCTGTTGATTTACTTGTTGGTATTGATAAAGACTTACTGCATATCGCGGGGCGTTTGGATTTAAACTCGACCGGTTTATTGCTAATTACCAATGATGCGAAATGGTCTCAAGCTCTGATGTCACCTGATAATAAAGTGACAAAGCGTTACTTAGTTACCTTAGCTAACCCTATTGATGAAGATTACATTAAGGTCTTTGCTGAAGGCATGTGGTTTGAATATGAAGGTATTACAACCGCACCAGCAAAGCTGGAGATTTTATCGCCAATTCAAGCTATGGTTGAGTTAAATGAGGGTAAATATCATCAAATTAAAAGAATGTTCGGCCGCTTTCAAAACCCTGTGATTGGTTTACATAGAATCGCGATAGGTGACATCAAGTTAGATACTGATTTACAACCGGGTCAATATCGTCAATTAACAAAAACCGAAGTGCTGAGCATTATTCAGCGCTAG